In a single window of the Arachis hypogaea cultivar Tifrunner chromosome 6, arahy.Tifrunner.gnm2.J5K5, whole genome shotgun sequence genome:
- the LOC112696718 gene encoding kinesin-like protein KIN-5C: MSLRHEKEKGVNVQVLLRCRPFSDDELRSNAPQVVTCNDYNREVAVSQNIAGKHIDRVFTFDKVFGPNARQQDLYDQAIIPIVNEVLEGFNCTIFAYGQTGTGKTYTMEGECKRSKSGPNGELPAEAGVIPRAVKQIFDTLESQNAEYSVKVTFLELYNEEITDLLAPEELSKVSLEDKQKKQLPLMEDGKGGVLVRGLEEEIVTSASEIFTLLERGSAKRRTAETLLNKQSSRSHSLFSITIHIKEATPEGEELIKCGKLNLVDLAGSENISRSGAREGRAREAGEINKSLLTLGRVINALVEHLGHVPYRDSKLTRLLRDSLGGRTKTCIIATVSPAVHCLEETLSTLDYAHRAKHIKNKPEVNQKMMKSTLIKDLYGEIERLKAEVYATREKNGVYIPKERFYQEESERKAMADQIEQMGLTIENHQKQYDDLNSRYIEQVRQCSDLGNKLDTTQKNLNKTSELLTNTEDELRRCQYTVKEKDFIISEQRKAENALAHQACVLRADLEKVLQDNASLFLKIGREDKLNLDNRAVVNNFQAELAQQVGCLCNIVATSLSEQSEHLTCVETLCHSFLGVHDKVVLDLKNKVTGLRNLYLSHIEAVQNVVRLHKASSDGALEELSSLISSNGRSIQEFLESEATQAGAIFDELQSSLSTQQGELAVFAREMRHRFNLSVEQIKDISDRSQEFVDKLFEESKKLEDFASEAEQTQLNCIADFRKSFEEQSRSDSEKLIADMTSLVSDHIRRQMDLVDEKLVDLRQSSIKNKTFLDEHVSSVGEIVSHAKRKWQSFCVQAEKETKDTADYSAAKHCRMELLMQQSVSTAGSALEHMKRTHEAVNEKESKHISAAVSLISNSSNSNEQHDMEINSARVAAEEDVAKNSKDLFEQFDFMSAQERESISGMLDVVKTHSNTLETFREDHAGQASSIEEKARETFQQHYRDYEPSGNTPVRCETDVPSKGTIESLRSLPVESLLEEFRENNSSESSVKELKPSLIPRSPLSALN; encoded by the exons ATGTCTCTTCGCCACGAGAAAGAGAAGGGAGTGAACGTGCAGGTCCTCCTCCGCTGCCGCCCCTTCAGCGATGACGAGTTGCGCTCCAACGCCCCCCAGGTTGTCACCTGCAATGACTATAACAGAGAAGTCGCCGTCTCTCAAAACATCGCCGGCAAGCACATTGACAGGGTTTTCACTTTTGACAAG GTTTTTGGTCCTAATGCACGACAACAAGATCTTTACGATCAAGCTATTATTCCTATTGTAAATGAAGTTCTAGAAGGATTTAATTGTACTATATTTGCATATGGTCAAACTGGTACTGGAAAAACATACACTATGGAAGGTGAATGCAAAAGGTCAAAG AGTGGTCCCAATGGAGAGTTGCCTGCAGAGGCTGGAGTCATTCCTAGAGCTGTTAAACAGATTTTTGACACTCTTGAGAGCCAAAATGCTGAGTACAGTGTCAAAGTCACTTTTTTGGAATTGTACAATGAAGAGATCACCGATTTGCTTGCCCCCGAAGAACTTTCGAAAGTTTCTTTGGAAGATAAGCAAAAGAAGCAGCTGCCACTTATGGAGGATGGCAAAGGTGGAGTTCTTGTAAGGGGATTAGAGGAAGAGATTGTGACGAGTGCTAGCGAGATTTTTACCCTTCTGGAGAGAGGGTCTGCCAAAAGACGCACTGCTGAAACTCTGTTGAACAAGCAGTCAAG TCGGTCACATTCATTGTTTTCAATAACAATCCACATCAAAGAGGCAACCCCAGAAGGTGAAGAACTAATCAAATGTGGCAAACTGAATTTAGTGGATCTGGCTGGCTCGGAAAATATATCTCGTTCTGGTGCTAGGGAG GGTCGTGCAAGAGAGGCTGGAGAAATAAACAAGAGCTTGCTTACTTTAGGGCGGGTGATCAATGCACTTGTGGAGCACCTTGGTCACGTTCCTTACAg GGATAGCAAGTTGACACGTTTACTGCGTGATTCCCTTGGGGGAAGAACCAAAACATGCATCATAGCGACAGTATCCCCTGCGGTTCATTGCTTGGAAGAAACTTTGAGCACGCTGGATTATGCACATAGGGCAAAGCACATTAAAAATAAGCCTGAG gTTAATCAGAAGATGATGAAGTCAACTCTTATTAAGGATCTTTATGGGGAAATTGAACGCCTGAAGGCAG AGGTTTATGCTACACGTGAGAAAAATGGAGTGTATATACCAAAGGAGAGATTTTATCAAGAAGAAAGTGAAAGGAAG GCCATGGCAGATCAGATTGAGCAGATGGGGCTAACTATAGAAAATCATCAGAAG CAATATGATGATTTGAATAGTAGATACATTGAACAAGTTCGACAATGCTCTGATTTGGGCAACAAACTTGATACCACACAG AAAAACTTGAACAAGACCAGTGAGTTGCTCACTAACACAGAGGATGAATTGAGGAGATGCCAGTATACCGTGAAAGAGAAAGACTTCATCATTTCTGAGCAGAGAAAAGCGG AAAATGCTCTAGCTCATCAAGCTTGTGTATTACGGGCTGATTTGGAGAAAGTTCTTCAGGATAATGCTTCACTGTTTTTGAAAATTG GTAGAGAAGACAAGCTGAACTTGGATAACAGGGCTGTGGTGAACAATTTTCAAGCAGAGCTTGCCCAGCAGGTTGGTTGTCTTTGCAATATTGTTGCGACATCATTGTCAGAACAGAGTGAACATCTGACATGTGTGGAGACGCTCTGCCATTCTTTTCTAGGTGTTCATGATAAG GTGGTTttggatttaaaaaataaagtgacAGGTTTAAGAAACCTGTACTTATCACACATTGAGGCAGTGCAAAATGTGGTTCGTTTGCATAAGGCGAGCTCAGATGGTGCTTTAGAGGAATTATCTTCTCTGATATCTTCCAATGGTCGTTCTATTCAAGAA TTTCTTGAATCTGAGGCCACTCAAGCTGGAGCAATATTTGATGAACTTCAGAGCTCTCTTTCAACTCAGCAGGGTGAACTGGCAGTTTTTGCTAGGGAAATGCGCCAT AGATTCAATCTTAGCGTTGAACAAATAAAGGATATATCTGATCGCTCTCAAGAATTTGTTGATAAGCTTTTTGAAGAATCAAAAAAGCTTGAAGACTTTGCATCAGAGGCTGAGCAAACACAACTGAATTGTATTGCTGACTTTAGGAAGTCTTTCGAG GAGCAATCAAGATCAGATTCAGAGAAGCTTATTGCGGATATGACCAGCTTAGTTTCTGATCACATTCGTCGTCAAATGGATCTG GTGGATGAAAAGCTTGTTGATCTTAGACAGAGCAGCATTAAGAACAAGACTTTCTTGGACGAACATGTGTCTTCAGTAGGAGAAATTGTGTCCCATGCAAAAAGGAAATGGCAATCTTTTTGTGTGCAAGCAGAGAAAGAGACCAAGGATACTGCTGATTATTCTGCAGCAAAGCATTGCCGTATGGAGTTACTCATGCAGCAAAG TGTAAGTACCGCTGGATCAGCTTTAGAGCATATGAAGAGGACTCATGAGGCTGTAAATGAGAAAGAGTCCAAGCATATTTCTGCAGCAGTGTCACTAATCAG TAATTCTTCTAATAGCAATGAGCAACATGACATGGAGATCAATTCTGCTCGTGTTGCAGCAGAGGAAGATGTGGCAAAGAACAGCAAGGATCTCTTTGAGCAGTTTGATT tCATGTCTGCGCAAGAGCGGGAATCCATTTCTGGAATGCTGGATGTAGTAAAGACTCATTCAAATACACTTGAGACCTTTAGAGAAGACCATGCTGGCCAAGCCTCTTCGATTGAAGAGAAGGCTCGCGAAACTTTTCAACAGCACTATAGG GACTATGAGCCTAGTGGAAATACACCAGTAAGATGTGAAACAGACGTTCCGAGTAAAGGAACAATCGAGTCTCTTCGATCACTGCCAGTGGAATCGCTTCTTGAGGAGTTTCGGGAAAACAATTCAAGTGAATCCTCAGTAAAGGAGTTGAAACCATCGCTTATTCCACGTTCTCCTCTTAGCGCACTGAACTGA